In Papaver somniferum cultivar HN1 chromosome 9, ASM357369v1, whole genome shotgun sequence, the genomic stretch TCGTTAAGTATAATTATAGTCTTTTACTTTTTGCAGGACCTCATTTCAATCCACTAAAGAAGAATCATGGTGCTCCAACTGATAAAGAGAGACACGCGGGTGACCTAGGAAACATAGTTGCTGGCCCTAatggtctctctctctctctctctgcatACATTGAATTGTATTTCTATTTTTCTGAGTCTTtttattttgtgatttttttgGTTTTAGTAGTTTTTGTTCAACTGTAGCCTAATTTTGAATGTCTTAGGAGTTGCTGAGGTTTCTATTAAAGATACTCAGGTACTGTAAATCATTTCCtactacatttttttttgttttttctttttacatAATTCTCATACTAAATTGTTGAATTTTTACTGTTCTTTTCAAGTACTTTGCCTGTTCTGTGAATTCTTTTTCTACCTAAAAACAGTTGTAGTAGCTTAGTGGggattgttttgttttctttctggGTGATTCGCAGATTCCACTTAGCGGGGTGCATTCAATTCTTGGCAGGGCAGTTGTTGTGCATGCTGATATCGACGATCTCGGCAGAGGTATGGATCATCTCTTACATAACTCCTTGATTGAACGGCTAAGCATTGTGAAGTGTGAATTCAAGATAGAAAGTAAAAAGAACAATCATAAAACATCTATGTAAATAAATTAGTACTTTTTAAGTCTGAGCAATTCCTGGCGCGTTCTTAAAGCAGAATTGAATTTGGATTCAAGTTGCGAGCGATAGAGTTTGTTAGATATAACATGGTAACACCTAAAATACTAAGTAtctatgtttcccagttgctgctGGATGGAGTGATCTGCCATCTTGACTTTGCTTAATTGGTTGATCTCCACGGATAGCTTCGCATCCTCTCTTATCACAAATGTATCATTAGGGAGAGGGGGAGGAACCAAGGAAGCATCAAACATCTTTAGTTTAATTAAAAGCTCGTTGCAATAATTAACAAACCTTTGGCTTTTACCTGTTTGGCTGTATGCCCTCAGTTAATCACCTGCTGGATGGAGTGATCTACATCACTGATTTTTATGTCTACGAATGACCTGAGCGTCACCTATATCTCAAAATTCTTGTGGCGATCAGAAACATCCAAACTTCTGTGAATTATTTCCTTTGACTTCCTctattttttgtgtgtgtgttatAACTTATTATGTAACTGATGTTACAGGTGGACACGAACTTAGCAAGACTACTGGGAATGCCGGTGCAAGAATTGGATGTGGTAATTCCTTCtactatgtttttcttttttgttttatttaataatTCTGTTCATCCAAACTTTTAAAATCGCAGTATGCTCTCGTGGCCTGCATTAGCTGTGGCAAGATTAGGTTGAATTTTTCATAATATAGAAAACCGGAAACTTCAGGTATCCATCTCCTATGGTAATTGAGCCGCAAAAAGAGAAAAGAACTGCCACACCGTGAACTGTGCTAAATTGTGTCTAGGAGGAAATGTCCACCTGAATGGCTGAATCGTGCAACCGttaaaacaaatattttgaacCACATAGAATGGGGATAATCATTTGACCAAGTGCCTAGAAATTGGTTGTGAATCACATTACACCGAATGATTTCAACATTTCAACTTTCCATTTATATGACCTGAAAAAACCATGGGAAGCCTTCCAGAACCTCAGAAGTGTCAGTTGAATTTCTATAGGGTAACAATAATTTTCTGAATCTTCGCGAGACTGTTATTGGGCATTCTGTACATattccttagttttcactttacaGATATTACTGATGGAAGATGTTGTGGTGCAGGTATCATCGGGCTCCAGTCATCTGTTTAACTGTGGCTTGCAATTTGCATTGAACAAGTCATAGTTGCTTCCTGTCAGAAAAAGGAATGATACACCAGCATGAAATGTGTAAAAACAGCTCAATTGTCATAACACTTGTTAGTTCAGTTCGCAACAGTGCTACCTCAGTTCACTGTACCAAGTACTAATGTATGCAAACTATGGTTTTTTGGTTCTATCTTGTTCAGTTACTTCAGTACCTAAGCAAGCCAAATGATAAAACCATATGAGTTTAGACACTGCATGTCTTGTCAAAATGTTTGAAATCTGAGCTTGTGATTTGTTACTGAGAATTTAAGCAGGGCGTGCTGTGATGAGATGTACAAACTGACTTTTTAAGTTCAAATTCTCTTCACATCATGTATTTTAATCTTCAGTTTGATAAACAAAATACCTTATTCCTTTGGAAGTGAATCTTAAGTTGTTGAAATCTTTCACTCTCTCAGGAATGAGACTAATGATAACAGTTGAATATCTGGTTTTTCTTCAGAATGTAAATGATGAAAACGATTACATGAACTGAAAAGTAACATGTGTAAGACTGGGATATAGATCAAGTGCAAAGGGGAGTTCTTGATCAGGTTCAGATAGATCCATGTCTcattttatctttttttcttgATCCAAGTCGTGGTTGCTTCTATTCCATCTCCTTTATTTTGAATCCATGAACCAACAACACTTCCATAAGTTACTGACCACTCTGACTATTTTGGTTTTCCCCAACTAAATCGGGATCATACATTGGAAACTAATGAGAACTCATTATTTACCACCAGAACCACCACCTCTGCCAATTTGATGCAATTTAAACGTGCGTTAGTTTTTTATAGCACTCTCAGCCTTCACCGAATAAGGGTACCGATTGCTGACTCCAGCCAATCCGTATCAAAATTTGGTGATTCAAGTGATATTTATCCTGACATTGAGTCGAGCAAGATGCCACAAAGGAGTAGATAATGCTGAATGCTTGAGCACTCAaaacaaccaatatttttcatttAAGAAAAACCCACCACTATATGGATGGGGTTCAGGTAACcagtttctgttttatgaagACTACAATAGAATGATATATGCTGATTATGGAGCTCTGTGTTCTGTAACCAAGGCCGCCAAGTTAAAACTCAGTAGGCCGTAGCCTTAGTACTGAATATTACGGGTAGATTATTTACCTTTAACAAGGTTGCTGTATATAGCCAGTCAATTAAATAGTAACCTGGTCTATCGACAGAACTATCAGGATGACTTTCATaggagcttctccaatggtgaacgtggatgtttcatatgtggcatcacttTTAAAACATCCTCTgggtataaaatcctaaatattaggaaaaaataaattttatctccaacccattagagcttctccaatggtggttgTGTATGTTTCCTAAgtggcaacacaaacaagacatcctcATTACAATTTTCCTTAAAGTTTAGGGAGGAAAAATAGTTCATCTCCAATgatgttgtttgtgattttttatggattaaatgtaaatattatttttagtaattttagATTTTGTTAGagctaaaaatgattatttaatatatttgaaTTAATTTAGGTAAGCAAAAGTTTACTAGGATAACTTgatattgtcaaggtgaatgtctaaaactagacattcaccttgacaatgtctaaaaaaaattaagtcatgtcatcttcacattgatttatgaAGTTGGGTTGGAAAAGAATTTTAAAGAAAATGAATGTCTATCCTATGTGGacttagacatttatcttcacatacattccattggagaagctcttagattGTTTCATCTTTCTTTACTTATTCGTAGGCATATAATTggttaaaaatattttcattattgttctcattgatttttattagtcaaagtgtgactaggatgggaagacatcctctaagcCCGAGTGTAGCGGAGTAAAACTAGGGGATGATAGTGACAAGATGTAGTGGCTAAAGCCCTAATTCAAATGCATTGAATTTCTCTCTGCTCGAATGCAGGGGAGGTGAGCGGGGATTGAATCCTCGcccaaaaaaagagaaaaacgaGGAGACAATCCTCGCTTTgtcttttattataattaaaaacctAATAAAATATATTAATAACAGATTTTGGGCTCACCTCTAttgttttaaataaataaaacactttTGGGCGAGGAATCAATCCTCGCCCATATTAAAATTTCCTCCCCCACCGCTCCACTCAGTCCTCTCCTCCTGGTGACGTGTCAACACTGCTCAACCCATACATCCCCTCCTCCACTCCACTCAgcctaagtgaatgtctaaaactagaggttcacctaaagaatgtctaacttttttttgcCACCTCATCCCCATatcaatgggttggagatgattttttataagagcatctccaatggtgtaTGGATATTTATCCCATCTGGAGACCTAAAAAAGAGGTATTTAACAACATagaatcaaaataatttttttggttttgataagCATCTCCAGTGGTAGTTGTATCCATACCTATTTTGAAACACTTGTCACTTATTTGTAGAAAGTTAATccacaaaatctaacaaaataaatagaataaAAACAAATAGTGATGACGTGGGTATGGATGAGAGTCTCTAAAAACCCATACTCTCTTCCAAACTTAAACTTCCACATCAAATTAAATTTTTAATATCCAACCACCACTGGAGAGGTTTTCTTTATTTAAAGTTTCTAAAATCCTAGATGGCTTCAATATTTTTAGAGACCCATATTCCATTGAAGATGCTCTAAATATGGTTGTGCATCCTATGTGGATTAATACTTTTCCCCTCACATACATTTCATTGGATAAGCTCTAAAGAGCATCTCCAAGGAGACATTCAAAATATCCTAAATATAAGGCCACATAGGATTTTTAAGGATTTAAgcaaaaaaacatctccaatggGAATGTGAAGGGAGAAAGTAAAGATGATGTGTCTGGTAGTTATGTAGACATCCTCAAAACTATCCTCTAGTTTTAGAGGTTCTCTTAGAGGATGTGAAGATCCTACTTATCATTATTAATGGTTATGATTAGTTATATGATTTGGATCAATGGTTTAAAAAGTTCAAAACTAAAGAAATACAATCTGTGGTTGGAGATGTTTTTCTTTCATCTCCTCAAATTAAGGAAAATTTGGTCTTTACATTGGAAAAAACAACTTCTACAAAAGATGCACACCAagttagcattggagatgctccaaGGAGTTAGTTGGGGAACGTACAAACTAACGTACCCAGTGCTTTCAACATGTTGACTTCGAATCAGATCTATAAACAGATACAAACTTTTAAGAATTACAACCATTTTGCTAAGTAGATATTCACCTAGTTGCATTTGACTGAGCAACACAGACACACCTCCTGGAATACACCTAAGGAGACTTTCAGTTACCAATTATACATTTTCTTGCTTATGATTACATAATAAAGACGTGGACTAAAAAAGGAAGTACTGTGTTACACCAACATTCTGCAAGTCTACTAAATAAAGCATGAAATATGATTCAACAACCATATTCCATGTAGTCTATTCATTCTAACCATTTACCAGGTACTGAAGCCTGCCGGTCAAACTGATTCCGTTTAGGCTCGAACTCCATATACATTTATTAGCATGCCGTCCTTCAAAAGACATTGGAAGTCTACGAcatatatttcttgaaatatggcaGGCACAATCTGCTTTTTTACTATACAACAAAATACCAAAATATGTGTTTACCACATCATTAGTTTTGAATATATTACGGGAAGAAGCCAAAGATATATCTAGGTTAAAGATGCTTACAAATTGTTAGCGAGGCATTTCTCGGGGTTTTATTTGCGATGGAGATTCCTACATAATGATTGAGGTATTGTCATACACGGATCTATACTGTAAAAACTCAATATTGCAGAAACAAAACATGcgtgaaataaaaataaaaacaacgaGATTACACAACTGCATACCTGTTGTGGTGCGAACAAGCTATTTTGAAGATATGGCCTTCGCTGCTGAGAGGGCATTGAATTATATGGTGGAAGAATGTCTCGAGGATGAACCCCTTGGGGATGAACTACTCGCTGGTTCATCCACTGCCAACCAGTTTGGCTATAATTCGGCTGTGGCTGTTGCACTTGCAGCAATCTGGATGCCTCCTATAGAAAATAAGAGTTAaaaataatatgcaaaaacaCGACAACCAGTAGtaacatattttctcaaaataaaaaacatgcATATTATAGCTTTTCTTTTGGAAGATAACTGTAagataaataattttataaactGTATTGCTGCAAAGTTGGATACCTGGTTCTGATTAGTGTCAGTTGTAGCTTTCTGAACTGCGGACGTTCTTCCTCCCCTAATGATCTGAGTTGGTGCCAAGTCGGATACCTGATTCTGATTAGTGTCTATTGTAGTTTTCTTAGTTGTGGGCCTTGGTTCCTCCCTAGTATTACGGCCCTCCATCTTCGCTTCTAATTCCAGCAGTAACGCATTAGTGAGAGAAAACACTTCTTCTGACTTCGAACCCTTCGTGACAATTCTTTGTGAAATTTGTAACAGCGCATTGTAACGAGCGGTTGATGATGGATCATTATCATTCGGGATTAACTCCCCAGAAGGgtcaaaaacatcttcttctGTAGCTTTACGTGTCCATCTCTTCAAATAATATTTAGGAGGTAGATTTTTAAATCGCAAGTCGCGGAACAACTTTAATGCATGAGAGCAGAGGATTCCATTAAATTCAAATTTCCTACAAGAGCAAT encodes the following:
- the LOC113313942 gene encoding superoxide dismutase [Cu-Zn] 2-like — its product is MAGSNIKAVVLITGDNNIKGSLQFIQDSKGVTHINGKITGLTPGRHGFHIHALGDTTNGCNSTGPHFNPLKKNHGAPTDKERHAGDLGNIVAGPNGVAEVSIKDTQIPLSGVHSILGRAVVVHADIDDLGRGGHELSKTTGNAGARIGCGIIGLQSSV